The Chitinophagales bacterium genome includes a window with the following:
- a CDS encoding ABC transporter ATP-binding protein, which yields MPYKKLFYFLSLHKWTFIVGTVFVILANLASSYTNKLVEKIINTLVKVIDSTDTINIQKEILLFLSYYIALTLLSALFTFLMRQTIIVASRKIEQKLKDDLYAQIQRLAIGHFKNYPIGDYMSRMAEDVGKIRELFGPAVMYLVNMITTLSVSIFFMIEINAELTLFALLPLPFLSVFIYFFNIYSLQFNKKLQEEMSAMTSIAQESYNGIRIIKSFTLENKVFQSFSLISDSFKIQSLKIVKLDSFFMPIVSLLMGASILLSIYKGGMLVIDNHIQIGGLTSFIMFVNRLLWPVMSIGWVASLFQKGKSALIRYEEIMALPIENIQPIEFSNAKRLKGDIEFRGVSFTYPDTGIQALHNVSFHIKPGERWLIIGKTGSGKSTLAELLIKFYQNYQGSILLDGQSLESYSNKYVREQISYIPQEVFLFSDTVSNNIAFNTDKMDEAAILISAQDAQIHNEILQFKEGYHTMVGERGITLSGGQKQRISIARALIKPSPIYLFDDCLSALDVTTERQLIEAMNQRDNQSTIILITHRIFNQLNFHKVLVLHDGSVVEIGSHDELLSKKGYYYEIYKKQEMKSIDLV from the coding sequence TTGCCTTATAAAAAACTATTTTATTTTCTCAGCCTACATAAATGGACCTTTATTGTAGGTACAGTATTTGTAATTTTAGCAAATCTAGCCAGCTCTTATACGAATAAGCTAGTTGAAAAAATTATAAACACCCTCGTAAAGGTTATCGACTCAACTGATACGATAAATATTCAGAAAGAAATTTTGTTGTTTTTATCTTACTATATAGCATTGACTTTGCTTTCTGCACTTTTTACATTCCTTATGCGGCAGACCATCATAGTAGCGAGCAGGAAAATTGAACAAAAATTGAAAGATGATTTATATGCGCAAATTCAGCGTTTGGCTATAGGCCATTTTAAAAACTATCCTATTGGAGACTATATGAGTCGCATGGCTGAAGATGTAGGTAAAATTCGTGAACTCTTTGGACCAGCTGTTATGTATTTGGTCAATATGATTACTACCCTCAGTGTTTCTATTTTTTTTATGATAGAAATCAATGCAGAACTTACCCTATTTGCTCTATTACCACTTCCATTTCTCTCTGTGTTTATTTATTTTTTTAATATTTACTCCCTTCAGTTTAATAAAAAACTGCAAGAGGAAATGTCTGCCATGACTTCTATCGCCCAGGAAAGTTACAATGGTATCCGTATTATCAAATCGTTTACTTTAGAAAATAAGGTATTTCAGTCGTTTTCACTAATTAGCGATTCCTTCAAAATTCAATCTCTTAAAATCGTAAAGTTGGATTCTTTTTTTATGCCTATAGTATCGTTGCTGATGGGAGCCAGCATTCTCCTGAGCATATATAAAGGTGGCATGTTGGTGATAGACAATCACATACAAATCGGAGGACTCACTTCATTTATCATGTTTGTCAATAGACTTTTATGGCCTGTGATGAGCATAGGCTGGGTCGCTAGTTTATTCCAAAAAGGAAAATCGGCTCTCATTCGCTATGAGGAAATTATGGCCTTGCCTATAGAAAATATTCAACCTATAGAATTTTCAAACGCCAAAAGGCTAAAAGGAGATATTGAATTTAGAGGTGTTTCTTTTACTTATCCCGATACAGGTATTCAAGCACTGCATAATGTTAGCTTCCACATAAAACCAGGCGAACGCTGGCTTATCATAGGAAAGACAGGAAGTGGCAAATCTACCTTAGCAGAACTATTGATAAAATTTTACCAGAATTATCAAGGTTCGATACTTCTAGATGGACAATCTCTAGAAAGTTACTCGAATAAGTATGTTCGAGAGCAAATTTCTTATATACCACAAGAAGTCTTTTTATTTTCCGATACAGTTAGCAACAATATAGCCTTCAATACAGATAAAATGGATGAAGCAGCAATATTAATTTCTGCTCAAGATGCACAGATTCATAATGAAATTCTTCAATTTAAGGAAGGATATCATACCATGGTAGGGGAACGTGGAATAACGCTTTCGGGTGGTCAAAAACAGCGAATCTCAATAGCAAGAGCCTTGATAAAACCAAGTCCTATTTATCTATTTGATGACTGCCTGAGTGCGCTCGATGTCACAACCGAGCGACAACTCATAGAGGCGATGAATCAGCGTGATAACCAAAGTACTATCATCCTTATCACTCATCGTATTTTTAATCAACTCAATTTCCACAAAGTCCTTGTACTGCATGATGGTAGTGTAGTAGAAATAGGTAGTCACGACGAGCTTTTATCTAAAAAGGGATACTATTATGAGATTTATAAAAAGCAGGAAATGAAGAGTATAGACTTAGTTTAG
- a CDS encoding DUF1573 domain-containing protein, with protein sequence MKKILLLAMVSFVGLGLSAQKPAKGKKAAAAAEAKTVTVAPISNDPAIFLEKETVDYGVIEKGADGTRTFKVTNRGAQPLLLTNCSGSCGCTVPTCPREPILPGKSAEIQVKYDTNRPGPINKQVNIASNDPQNPNKVVFIRGEVKDTPAAN encoded by the coding sequence ATGAAAAAAATATTATTACTTGCAATGGTGTCTTTTGTAGGTCTAGGCTTATCAGCACAAAAACCTGCTAAAGGCAAAAAAGCTGCAGCAGCAGCAGAGGCGAAAACAGTAACCGTAGCACCTATTTCAAACGATCCAGCTATCTTTTTAGAAAAAGAAACTGTAGACTATGGTGTGATAGAGAAAGGAGCAGATGGTACTAGAACTTTTAAAGTAACTAATAGGGGCGCTCAACCCTTGTTATTGACAAACTGTAGTGGGTCTTGTGGTTGTACAGTACCTACCTGTCCTCGTGAGCCTATCCTACCAGGTAAGAGTGCAGAGATCCAGGTAAAATACGATACCAATAGACCTGGTCCGATCAATAAACAAGTAAACATAGCTAGCAACGATCCTCAAAATCCAAATAAAGTGGTATTCATTAGAGGTGAAGTAAAGGATACACCTGCAGCAAATTAA